One region of Natronorubrum aibiense genomic DNA includes:
- the nucS gene encoding endonuclease NucS, protein MTDSEYGQRTETLERPALEAACDAIADGIEREALVTVFGRCTVDYEGRASSVLEAGDRHVMLKPDGAALVHTDEGQQPVNWQPPGCVHDVFCNHDGDDADGDGAETLVIESVRSTPDERLRVRFQDVLQVSAFSGTDETELALSGTEEDLRQRILEEPTLLETGFRPLATERETAAGAVDIYGEDAAGRTVVVELKRRRVGPDAVGQLRRYVDALERDLHADADVRGILVAPSVTDRADRLLADHGLEFIALEPTSE, encoded by the coding sequence GTGACGGACTCTGAGTACGGTCAACGAACGGAAACCCTCGAGCGGCCCGCACTCGAGGCGGCCTGCGATGCCATCGCCGACGGGATCGAGCGCGAGGCACTCGTGACCGTTTTCGGCCGCTGTACCGTCGACTACGAGGGCCGCGCCTCGAGCGTCCTCGAGGCGGGCGATCGCCACGTCATGCTCAAACCCGACGGGGCGGCGCTGGTCCACACCGACGAGGGCCAACAGCCGGTCAACTGGCAGCCACCGGGCTGTGTCCACGACGTATTCTGCAATCACGATGGCGACGACGCCGACGGAGACGGTGCGGAAACGCTCGTCATAGAGAGCGTTCGATCGACGCCCGACGAGCGCCTGCGCGTTCGCTTTCAGGACGTGCTGCAGGTCTCGGCGTTTTCGGGCACCGACGAGACCGAACTCGCGCTGTCGGGTACCGAGGAGGACCTCCGGCAGCGGATTCTCGAGGAGCCGACGCTGCTCGAGACGGGCTTTCGCCCGCTTGCGACCGAGCGCGAGACGGCCGCCGGTGCCGTCGACATCTACGGCGAGGACGCGGCCGGTCGAACGGTCGTCGTCGAACTCAAACGCCGCCGGGTCGGCCCGGACGCGGTGGGTCAACTCCGGCGGTACGTCGACGCCTTGGAGCGCGACCTGCACGCCGACGCCGACGTCCGCGGGATTCTGGTCGCCCCCTCCGTGACCGACCGTGCAGACCGGCTGCTAGCCGACCACGGCCTCGAGTTCATCGCTCTCGAGCCGACGAGCGAATAG
- a CDS encoding beta-CASP ribonuclease aCPSF1, with the protein MSTVEQQLDDLKAEITSELPNDISVSSVKYEGPELVVYTRDPKKFAQQGDLVRKLASKLRKRITVRPDPSVLSRPNEAREEIMGVIPEEAGVTDLDFHADTGEVVIEAEKPGMVIGRHGSTLRDITKNVGWTPEVVRTPPIESSTVSNVRSFLKQERDERRDILEKVGRQIHREEMSDDEYVRITTLGCCREVGRASFILSTPETRILIDCGDKPGAEGEVPYLHAPEALGAGPQTIDAVVLTHAHLDHSALIPLLFKYGYDGPIYCTEPTRDLMGLLTLDYLDVAAKEGRAPPYESEQVREAIKHTIPLEYGDVTDIAPDVKLTFHNAGHILGSAVSHFHIGDGLYNVAFSGDIHYDDTRLFNGAVNDFPRVETLVLESTYGGRNDYQTDQQDSEEKLKEVINETYDKGGKVVIPAFAVGRSQEIMLVIEEAMRSGDIPSMPVHLDGMIWEATAIHTTYPEYLRDDLRDRIFHDDENPFLAEEFNHIDAGEEERQDVADGDSCIILSTSGMVTGGPIMSWLGHIGPDPDSTLVFVGYQAQGTLGRRIQNGWDEIPTSEVGAMGNNGGGRGTLSLNMDVETVDGFSGHADRAGLENFVKTMNPRPEKVLCVHGDERSTQDLSSALYHDYNMRTFAPKNLETFRFL; encoded by the coding sequence ATGAGTACTGTAGAGCAGCAACTCGACGATTTGAAAGCAGAGATCACGAGCGAGTTACCGAACGATATCTCGGTCTCCTCGGTGAAATACGAAGGCCCTGAACTGGTGGTCTACACGCGCGATCCGAAGAAGTTCGCCCAGCAGGGCGACCTCGTTCGGAAACTCGCGAGCAAACTTCGAAAACGGATCACCGTCCGTCCCGATCCAAGTGTTCTCTCGCGGCCAAACGAGGCTCGCGAGGAGATTATGGGTGTCATCCCCGAAGAGGCGGGCGTCACGGATCTCGATTTCCACGCCGACACCGGCGAGGTCGTCATCGAGGCCGAAAAGCCCGGCATGGTCATCGGCCGCCACGGCTCGACGCTCCGTGATATTACCAAAAACGTCGGCTGGACGCCCGAAGTCGTCCGTACGCCACCGATCGAGTCCTCGACGGTCTCGAACGTCCGGAGTTTCCTCAAACAAGAACGCGACGAGCGACGGGATATTTTGGAGAAAGTCGGCCGACAGATCCACCGCGAGGAGATGTCCGACGACGAGTACGTTCGTATCACGACGCTTGGCTGCTGTCGTGAGGTCGGTCGTGCGTCGTTTATCCTTTCGACACCCGAAACGCGGATTCTCATCGACTGCGGTGACAAACCCGGCGCGGAAGGAGAAGTTCCGTATCTCCATGCCCCCGAGGCCCTCGGCGCAGGCCCCCAGACGATCGACGCCGTCGTCCTCACGCACGCTCACCTCGACCACTCCGCGCTTATCCCGCTGCTGTTTAAATATGGCTACGACGGTCCGATCTACTGTACCGAACCCACACGGGACCTGATGGGCCTGCTCACGCTCGACTATCTGGACGTCGCAGCCAAGGAAGGCCGCGCACCACCGTACGAGAGCGAACAAGTTCGCGAAGCGATCAAACATACCATCCCGCTCGAGTACGGCGACGTCACGGACATCGCCCCCGACGTCAAACTCACCTTCCACAACGCGGGCCACATTCTCGGCTCGGCCGTCTCGCACTTCCACATCGGCGACGGCCTCTACAACGTCGCGTTCTCCGGTGACATTCACTACGACGACACGCGCCTGTTCAACGGTGCCGTCAACGACTTCCCCCGCGTCGAAACGCTCGTCCTCGAGTCGACCTACGGTGGTCGCAACGACTACCAGACCGACCAGCAAGATTCCGAGGAGAAACTCAAGGAAGTCATCAACGAGACCTACGACAAAGGCGGCAAGGTCGTGATCCCGGCGTTCGCCGTCGGTCGATCACAGGAGATCATGCTCGTCATCGAGGAGGCGATGCGCAGCGGCGACATTCCGTCGATGCCGGTCCATCTCGACGGGATGATCTGGGAGGCGACAGCGATCCACACGACCTACCCCGAGTACCTGCGTGACGACCTCCGGGACCGGATCTTCCACGACGACGAGAACCCGTTCCTCGCCGAGGAGTTCAACCATATCGACGCCGGTGAGGAAGAACGCCAAGATGTCGCCGACGGCGACTCCTGTATCATCCTCTCGACTTCCGGGATGGTCACCGGCGGGCCGATCATGTCCTGGCTCGGCCACATCGGCCCCGACCCGGACTCGACGCTCGTCTTCGTCGGCTACCAGGCACAGGGGACCCTCGGTCGCCGCATCCAGAACGGCTGGGACGAGATCCCGACCAGCGAAGTCGGTGCCATGGGTAACAACGGCGGCGGCCGCGGCACCCTCTCGCTGAACATGGACGTCGAAACCGTCGACGGCTTCTCCGGCCACGCCGACCGCGCCGGCCTCGAGAACTTCGTCAAGACGATGAACCCACGCCCCGAGAAGGTGCTCTGTGTCCACGGCGACGAACGCTCCACGCAGGACCTCTCCTCAGCGCTGTACCACGACTACAACATGCGGACGTTTGCGCCGAAGAACCTAGAGACGTTCCGCTTCCTCTAA
- the bluB gene encoding 5,6-dimethylbenzimidazole synthase, giving the protein MVSFTDAEREAVYKTIFARRDIRRFRTEPIPEDVLERLIGAAHHAPSVGFSQPWDLVVVRDDETKAEIAEIADRAIAAAREGYKEPTKSEFAALKLEGIRESPINICVTCDPTRGAPHVLGRSSMKRTDVYSTCLAVQNLWLAARAEGVGVGWVSVLYPYEVQEVLDIPPHVKPVAYLCLGYPEDGFPEEPVLQQEGWRERIDVDALVHEGRWESTESAGNE; this is encoded by the coding sequence ATGGTTTCATTTACGGATGCAGAACGGGAGGCGGTCTACAAGACCATCTTCGCCCGCCGAGACATTCGCCGGTTTCGAACCGAGCCGATCCCCGAGGACGTCCTCGAGCGCCTTATCGGGGCGGCCCACCACGCGCCGAGCGTTGGCTTCTCACAGCCCTGGGACCTCGTCGTCGTTCGAGACGACGAAACGAAAGCTGAGATCGCCGAGATCGCCGACCGCGCTATCGCGGCCGCCAGAGAGGGCTACAAAGAGCCCACGAAATCCGAGTTCGCGGCGCTGAAACTCGAGGGGATCCGCGAGTCGCCGATCAACATCTGTGTGACCTGCGATCCGACCCGTGGGGCACCCCACGTTCTCGGTCGGAGTTCGATGAAGCGGACCGACGTCTACTCGACGTGTCTGGCGGTGCAAAACCTCTGGCTGGCCGCTCGCGCGGAAGGCGTCGGCGTCGGCTGGGTGAGTGTGCTCTACCCGTACGAAGTGCAGGAGGTACTCGACATTCCGCCACACGTCAAGCCGGTTGCGTACCTCTGTCTGGGCTACCCCGAGGACGGCTTCCCCGAGGAGCCCGTGCTCCAGCAGGAAGGGTGGCGCGAGCGCATAGACGTCGACGCGCTCGTCCACGAGGGCCGCTGGGAGTCGACGGAGTCTGCCGGAAACGAGTGA
- a CDS encoding endonuclease III domain-containing protein, translating to MATDPRAETVVNRLAHRYGDRGFPEHNIDDGQNAVTIDDDESIFWDQTGGSQDAFVCLVRTILSQNTSDKASQPAHDALISKYGGDDIDLVESLASAEQSILAETISAAGLYNQKSETIIDTAAWVLEEFGSAAAFDTFVKDEAPSTVRDTLLEVRGVGPKTADCVLLFAGGRDGVFPVDTHVHRIYRRMGIAPPDADHEGVRTVLERAVPAAKCGFDHTATIQFGREYCTAHSPACLEDPDACPLGDLCEQIGVYPETGEVVDPADAVE from the coding sequence ATGGCCACAGACCCTCGCGCAGAAACCGTCGTGAATCGCCTCGCCCATCGCTATGGCGATCGTGGCTTTCCCGAACACAATATCGACGACGGACAGAACGCCGTCACGATCGACGACGATGAATCAATATTCTGGGACCAGACCGGCGGTAGCCAGGATGCGTTCGTCTGTCTCGTCCGGACGATTCTGAGTCAGAACACCAGCGACAAGGCCAGCCAACCGGCCCACGACGCGCTGATCAGCAAATACGGCGGCGACGACATCGACCTCGTCGAATCGCTTGCAAGCGCCGAGCAGTCGATCCTTGCCGAAACGATCAGCGCCGCTGGCCTGTACAACCAGAAGTCCGAGACGATCATCGACACCGCGGCGTGGGTCCTCGAGGAGTTCGGCTCCGCCGCCGCGTTCGATACGTTCGTCAAGGACGAAGCGCCGTCGACGGTTCGTGACACGCTCCTCGAGGTTCGTGGTGTCGGCCCCAAGACCGCCGACTGTGTCCTGCTCTTTGCGGGCGGTCGCGACGGCGTCTTCCCCGTCGACACGCACGTTCACCGTATCTACCGACGCATGGGTATCGCTCCACCGGACGCCGATCACGAGGGCGTCCGCACCGTCCTCGAGCGCGCCGTTCCCGCGGCCAAATGCGGCTTCGATCACACGGCGACGATCCAGTTCGGCCGCGAGTACTGCACGGCCCACAGCCCTGCTTGCCTCGAGGATCCCGACGCCTGCCCGCTGGGTGATCTCTGCGAACAGATCGGCGTCTATCCCGAAACAGGCGAGGTCGTCGATCCAGCCGACGCGGTCGAGTGA
- a CDS encoding DUF2270 domain-containing protein — protein sequence MAKRSVKDIDPTDAEHREVGAGLLEEQMGPSSSLAHLYRGEVHRMQVWRERLDQTTNWAVIVMSAILTWAFSSQNNPHYIILLGTTALVAFLFIEAHRYRGYDIWRGRVRMLQRNVFAYGLDASGGLEDPDWRSKLGQDYRRPVIKISLEESIAHRLRRIYLFLFTVMLGAWSIHVVMFASRPWPDSAAVGPLPGLLVTGIVVALYFVAVGIAFRPRTWQAEDELHEQAVGSYR from the coding sequence ATGGCGAAGCGATCCGTAAAAGACATCGATCCAACCGACGCCGAACACCGCGAAGTCGGTGCGGGCCTGCTCGAGGAACAGATGGGGCCGAGTTCGTCGCTGGCACACCTCTACCGCGGTGAAGTCCACCGGATGCAGGTCTGGCGGGAACGGCTCGATCAGACGACGAACTGGGCAGTAATCGTCATGAGTGCAATTCTCACGTGGGCGTTCTCGAGTCAGAACAACCCCCACTACATCATCTTGCTGGGCACGACGGCACTCGTCGCGTTCCTGTTCATTGAGGCCCACCGCTATCGTGGCTACGACATCTGGCGAGGGCGAGTCCGTATGCTCCAGCGAAACGTCTTCGCGTACGGCCTCGACGCCTCCGGCGGACTCGAGGACCCGGACTGGCGTAGCAAGCTCGGCCAGGACTACCGCAGACCGGTCATCAAGATCTCCCTCGAGGAGTCGATCGCACACCGACTGCGACGGATCTACCTGTTTCTGTTTACAGTCATGCTCGGGGCCTGGAGCATCCACGTCGTTATGTTTGCGTCCCGTCCGTGGCCGGACAGTGCAGCAGTCGGCCCGCTGCCAGGGCTACTGGTGACTGGCATCGTTGTGGCGCTTTATTTCGTCGCCGTCGGTATTGCGTTCCGACCACGCACGTGGCAGGCAGAAGACGAACTCCACGAACAGGCCGTCGGCAGTTATCGGTGA
- a CDS encoding DUF371 domain-containing protein, whose protein sequence is MDEIIHARGHENVSAEHASTFEVTTDDFLTPAGDCILAIDADRAPADFDPEFIEACQDVEATITVTIEAGGHADSVTGRGDPDLELTNERSLVGRTSEYVDDRTIMNDALFAADGFDRDLVATLADGAEATVTITVE, encoded by the coding sequence ATGGACGAGATCATCCACGCTCGTGGCCACGAGAATGTTTCCGCCGAGCACGCGAGTACGTTCGAGGTCACGACCGACGACTTTCTGACGCCCGCCGGGGACTGCATTCTCGCGATCGACGCCGATCGTGCACCCGCCGACTTCGATCCCGAGTTCATCGAAGCCTGCCAAGACGTCGAGGCGACGATCACGGTCACGATCGAAGCCGGCGGCCACGCCGACTCGGTGACGGGGCGAGGCGATCCCGACCTCGAGTTGACGAACGAGCGGAGCCTCGTTGGCCGAACGAGCGAGTACGTCGACGATCGGACGATCATGAACGACGCCCTCTTCGCGGCCGATGGGTTCGACCGCGACCTCGTCGCCACCCTAGCCGACGGGGCCGAGGCGACGGTGACGATCACCGTGGAGTGA